CCTTATCGTCTAGGTCAGCACCATTATTATCATGCATACCACGTTTACGAGCTTCATCCAACAGACGTTGCTGCCTTTCAAATAAACGTTCCTTATATGgaatatcatcatcacctTTGAATCTATCcgtctttttattttcttgttgatCAATTTTCGAAGTATAGAAACGCAAAGTTCTTCTACGAGCTTTTTTGTCTTGTGCGTCCACATCAGCAATCTCAGATTCAATGAAATCATCAGCTTCAGGCATTGATGATGTTTTCGGTTTAGAATGCAGACGTGATTGTGCTACGTACTCTTCAAAATCGTCAATATcaacatcttcttcttcttcttcttcatcgctttctctttcttcttcatcaatttcttgcttttgttTTCCTCCATCCTCTGCATCAGAATCTTCACTGTTTTGCAACTCATTCAGCTTCTTTTCGTTAAAGGCCTCAATGTTTGCGGTTTCTTCACTTTCAGAACCATCTCCTTCATTCACATCAAAACTAGATGGCAATTCGCTGGCTTGCCTCCAAATCTCTTTTGTCGTTAAAATCTTTTCCATGACCGGATGTCCCTTCATAGATGTgaaatcttcattattatgGAGTTCGTGCAACAAGATACTATAGTAACATGATATTGTGCCTAGGTAACTTCCAAGTGCAATTAGCTTTAATTTATTGAACTCATTTTCCTCAGATTTCTTTAATTCGTCAAACTTTGGAGCTAATTCTGTGaattcttttgaaagtgGAGCAAATTCAGGAAACATTGTCCTTAAATAGTTATCCCTTGCTTCGTCATCCATATTTAGAATATCCGTTATGGAAGTTTTAGTATCAGCCTGCTTGGTCGAGTTCTTAAATTCACCCATGTCAAATTCTTTGGCACTTTTGACCcactcttcttcttcttcttcatctaaGTAATCGTTCATATTAAGTTCTTCCAGATGCTTCTTTTGTTGTCGTAAAGcttccttttctatttcCTTAGCAGCttcgtcatcatctaaATCATCAGCCCCATAATATTCTCCTTTTGTGGACCCCCAGGCATTCTCGTTGTCTAACATACCAttctcttcatcttcctcaGGAAGCTGGTCAGTTTCTAAGTTTCTaccaaatattttcttataGGCTGCAGCACCATCTAgttcctcttcctcttcttcttcctcatcttctCTTTCATCTATTGActcatcatcttcatccatGGCTAAGacttcttcctcatcttcgtcttctAACAGAGAATGGTCATCATCTTTATTACTGTCGCCAAAGGTGGATTGTCCAAGTAAAACCTTTTCCCTTTTAGAAGCAAAATCATCAACTTCGTTTAAACCATACGGATTAATCTCATCCCCAACTTCAGAGGTCTTAGTTCTGTTTGAGCCTTTGCGTACCATATTATTCTATACACCCACTCTAATATGTTTTCTCTTCCTCCAAAACTTTTTGTATAAAAGCATCAGTGAGATGAGCTATGATGAGATGAGCTTcattattgaattttttttcattgcaGAAGCGcagtttgaaaatttttcatccgCCCTGCAAAgtccaattttttgatcaGCAGAAGATAATGACCAGAGAATTATGGTATTCAAGAGAACAATTCAAAAGAGGACAGCTAGAAAGATATTGAGGTATTTATAATTTGCTAGACTAACCGAAAGTCGAAGCGTAATCTTGTTTTTTATTAAGCGGGATAGCATTCATTAAGTATGAGCAGTAATAAAGGAAATGGGCGCTTGCCATCATTAAAAGATTCCTCCTCCAATGGAGGAGGATCTGCCAAGCCCTCATTAAAGTTTAAACCAAAAGCAGTTGCAAGAAAGTCCaaggaagaaagagaagcaGCTGCGTCCAAAGTAAAGCTAGAGGAGGAATCTAAGAGAGGTAATGACAAGAAACATTTCAATAACAAGAATAAAAGAGTAACCGGCGCTGGCGGCCAGCAAAGGCGAATGGCCAAATACTTAAATAACACACACGTTATCTCTAGCGGTCCATTGGCGGCTGGGAACTTTGTAAGTGAGAAGGGTGATTTGAGAAGAGGATTCATCAAATCAGAAGGAAGCGGGTCATCTCTTGTGCAAAAGGGCCTGGAAACTATTGACAATGGTGCTGAGAGCTCTGAGAATGAGGCAGAAGacgatgataatgaagGTGTAGCGTCCAAATCTAAGAAGAAGTTCAATATGGGAAAAGAATTCGAGGCACGCAATCTCATAGAGGACGAAGATGACGGCGAAAGTGAAAAGAGCAGTGACGTCGACATGGATGACGAAGAATGGAGATCTAAACGGATTGAACAGTTATTCCCTGTGAGACCTGTCCGCGTAAGACACGAAGACGTTGAAACTgtcaaaagagaaatacAAGAAGCTCTTTCAGAAAAGCCAACTCGTGAACCAACCCCCAGTGTGAAGACAGAGCCTGTCGGAACCGGATTACAATCTTATTtggaagaaagagaaaggcAAGTCAATGAGAAACTGGCAGATCTTGGACTTGAAAAGGAGTTTCAATCGGTTGATGGGAAAGAAGCGGCCGCTGAGTTGGAATTATTAAATGCAGATCATCAGCATATATTACGAaaactaaagaaaatgaataataaaCCAGAAAGATTCATGGTATTCCAGTTACCTACTAGGTTAccagcttttgaaagacCCGCTgtgaaagaagaaaaagaagacatGGAAACCCAGGCTAGCGACccttcaaagaagaagaagaatattaaaaaGAAGGACACGAAGGATGCTTTGTCTACTAGAGAACTTGCCGGCAAGGTTGGGTCTATACGGGTTCACAAATCTGGAAAACTTTCCGTGAAAATTGGAAATGTGGTGATGGATATTGGCAAAGGTGCCGAAACCACATTTTTACAAGATGTTATAGCATTAAGTATCGCTGATGATGCATCCTCAGCGGAACTTCTAGGCCGTGTGGACGGTAAAATAGTAGTCACACCTCAAATCTAATCGCACTCGCATCTGTCGAGTATATAAATGAATATACACAGTCATAAATACTTCTAGAACAAATTACACTAATTAAGATGCTTAGATTCCCATTCAAAAGGTACTATTGACGTCTTGTCTTCTACAATTTCTCATCCTCTTTGAACATTGGTAATGTTATTCTAGTTATTGTTACCCAGTTTCGGAACTTTAGGGGAGCCACACtttaaacaaaaagaagcGCCATAACCACCGTGAAGTAATGAGTATCTCACTTTGATAAGAAGACATTTAAGAACAGCCtgaaatatcaaaatcacGGAATTATTAGGTTATGGAGAGAGATGAATACCAGTTACCCAACTCTCATGGGAAGAATACTTTCTTATCGCGAATATTTGGTTTACAATCGGATGAAGTTAATCCTTCTCTTAATAGCCAGGAGATGAGCAACTTCCCTTTACCAGACATAGAGAGAGGCTCATCTTTATTGCATTCTACTAACGACAGCCGCGAAGATGTAGATGAGAATGACTTACGTGTTCCTGAGTCTGACCAAGGCACTAGtacagaagaagaggatgaagTAGATGAAGAGCAAGTCCAGGCGTATGCTCCACAGATTAGTGATGGATTGGATGGAGACCACCAGCTAAATTCTGTAACgagcaaagaaaatgtaCTTGAAACGGAAAAAAGCAATTTAGAAAGACTGGTTGAAGGCTCTACCGATGATTCTGTGCCCAAAGTCGGACAGCTTTCgtcagaagaagaagaggataaTGAGTTCATAAATAATGATGGATTTGATGACGATACGcccctttttcaaaaaagcaaGATTCATGAATTTAGCTCTAAGAAAAGCAATACTATAGAGGACGGTAAACGACCTTTGTTTTTCAGGCATATCTTACAGAATAACCGCCCTCAACGTGATACCCAAAAGCTATTTACTTCGTCGAACGCCATTCACCATGATAAGGACAAGAGTGCAAATAATGGTCCCCGTAACATTAATGGTAATCAAAAGCATGGCACTAAATACTTTGGTAGTGCTACACAACCTCGGTTTACCGGTTCGCCCTTAAATAATACAAACAGGTTCACTAAATTGTTTCCATTAAGAAAGCCAAATTTACTGAGCAATATATCCGTTTTAAACAATACCCCGGAAGATAGAATCAATACGTTGAGCGTGAAAGAGCGGGCTCTGTGGAAATGGGCAAACGTAGAAAACCTCGatatatttcttcaagATGTTTACAATTATTATCTGGGAAATGGGTTCTATTGCATCATactggaaaaaatattgaatatATGCACTTTGctttttgttgtttttgtttctaCATATATGGGTCACTGTGTTGACTACTCCAAATTACCGACTAGTCACCGGGTTTCGGATATTATTATCGACAAGTGTTATTCTAATAGTATAACGGGGTTCACAAAGTTTTTCCTTTGGatgttttatttcttcGTGATTCTCAAAATTGTTCAACTCTACTTTGatgttcaaaaattatcaGAATTACAAAACTTTTACAAGTATCTTTTAAATATATCGGATGACGAACTTCAAACTTTGCCCTGGCAAAATGTGATACAGCAGCTAATGTACTTGAAGGATCAAAACGCTATGACGGCAAATGTTGTGGAAGTCAAAGCCAAGAATAGAATCGACGCGCATGACGTTGCCAATAGAATCATGAGAAGAGAAAACTATCTCATAGCACTTTACAATAGCGACATCCTGAATTTATCCTTGCCTATTCCATTATTTAGGACCAACGTTCTGACAAAAACACTAGAATGGAATATTAATTTATGCGTCATGGGCTTTGTGTTCAACGAGTCCGGATTTATTAAACAAAGTATTTTAAAACCTTCTCAAAGAGAATTCACGAGAGaagaattacaaaaaagatTCATGCTGGCAGGATTTcttaatattatattggCACCATTTCTGGTCACATACTTTGTtttgctttattttttcagataTTTTAATGAGTATAAAACTTCTCCTGGATCTATTGGTGCTCGTCAATACACACCAATTGCTGAATGGAAATTCCGTGAGTACAATGAACTTTACCAtatttttaagaaaagaataagtTTGAGCACAACCTTAGCTAACAAGTATGTTGATCAGTTCCCGAAGGAAAAGACCAATTTGTTTCTGAAATTTGTTTCCTTTATTTGTGGATCATTTGTGGCCATTTTAGCTTTTCTCACTGTATTCGATCCagaaaactttttaaaCTTTGAAATCACCTCGGACAGATCTGTCATTTTCTACATTACTATTCTGGGTGCTATATGGTCTGTAAGTAGAAATACAATAACCCAGGAGTACCATGTTTTCGACCCCGAAGAGACGCTCAAGGAGTTGTATGAATATACACACTATCTACCAAAGGAATGGGAAGGAAGATATCACAAAGAGGAAATCAAACTAGAGTTCTGTAAATTGTACAACTTGAGAATAGTAATACTTTTGAGGGAACTCACTAGCCTGATGATAACACCGTTTGTACTTTGGTTTTCGTTGCCCTCGTCAGCCGGCAGGATTGTAGATTTCTTCAGAGAGAATTCTGAATATGTGGACGGATTAGGTTACGTTTGCAAGTATGCTATGTTTAACATGAAAAACATAGACGGTGAAGATACACACAGCATGGATGAAGACAGTTTAACGAAAAAGATTGCCGTGAACGGAAGTCATACACTCAACAGTAAACGAAGGAGTAAATTTACCGCCGAAGACCATAGCGATAAAGATTTggcaaataataaaatgttACAAtcatatgtatattttatgGATGATTATTCCAACAGTGAAAACTTAACAGGGAAGTACCAATTGCCTGCAAAAAAAGGCTATCCGAATAATGAAGGCGATTCATTTCTCAACAATAAGTATTCTTGGAGAAAGCAATTTCAGCCAGGTCAAAAGCCGGAGCTATTTAGAATAGGTAAGCATGCTCTCGGCCCTGGCCATAATATTTCCCCTGCTATATATTCTACAAGGAATCCCGGCAAGAACTGggataacaataataatggtgATGACATTAAGAACGGGACCAATAATGCTACAGCTAAAAATGATGACAATAATGGCAATAATGATCATGAATACGTACTAACAGAGTCTTTCCTTGATTCGGGCGCATTCCCTAATCATGATGTAATAGACCATAATAAAATGCTAAACTCAAATTACAATGGTAATGGCATACTCAATAAGGGTGGTGTCTTAGGACTTGTTAAAGAGTATTACAAGAAGTCTGACGTCGGAAGATAAGGCAGACTGTGTCGTGTACATCATCCAATAtaactatatatataactgtttcctttctttttcgtaTTTACCTAAATGCATATATTATTCAGTTCCCACTAATTTTGTACTACAATAATAAGAGAATCCCTTCCCTGTTTTAGAAATGAGTagttcttttctttttcataaaTAATACAGTTGTCTCTGAGAAGCctaataagaaaaaaagaggttaataaattattattattggttATTTCTTTCCGCCACgtagttttctttctctttcataCTTGTTTTTTTCCGCACCTTCTTCGGTATTAATAGTGTTAACAATATGAGCCATCTTTGCATGGTAGTCGCTGCTCtccttgttcttttcttcaattctttgtCTAGCTTCAAATTTGGCGTCTTTACGGATTTCTTTCATAGTGAATTTACGTTCCTTCTTTAGTTGGGCCTTCATCTTATTTATCTCACTTCTTGTTCTATCAGGATCGTACGATTTTTTATCAGGATTGAAGTTTTCTTCGTATTTAGGAGCATGCGTAGGTATGGATACGGGTTTGTGGTTCTGTAAAGCCAACGGAATATGTTCTGTGAATTTcgttaatttttcaactttgttcaaaatatttcttggcttttcaaaatcagaATACTTTGAGGTGTATGCACTTAATAACTGCTGAATCGGtaaaataatttcattgaaagcAGGTAAGCTCTTCCACACAGTAGAGATAGTTGCATCTAAAGATTCCATAACATTTAGTAAAACGGAGACACATTGATCAACCGGATGTGCCTCGGTATCCATTGTTGACAAGGTATGTAATGGAATAATAGTTGATCtcttttttgtaaagtCAACGTCCAATGGAAGCCCCAACTCGTAAGAGTCTAGtctaatattttcaaaatctaatggtttttcttgattttctttctcaaCTATAAAAGTgagtaatattttttgaaagaagtaAACCACCTCCGGTATGTACCGTTTGGAAATGCGTTGATATTGTGAAACAATCCTTACCAAGACAGCGCCAAAAGCTATCCTCTTTAAAGAATTAAACTTGATTTGTTCCAGGAACTGGCTCATTAAAATCAATGCTGGAGTTATTACTAAATGGTACTGGTCCGAGGTGGAGAAAAGAATACcaataatggaaaaaaataccagATCACCATTTGATAGAGCATCAAAATGGTTCTTTTTATAGCGTGCTTGCATTTCATTGATATAATCTCTACACTCCTCGGAAAGCTCTCTATTATATTTCTCTGAAAGGGATTTTAGAATTGAGATCAATGCATTTTGTGTACGTTTAAAACTTTGAACGTTTTTAAGGTAGTTTTGATTGCTTAGAAAAATGATGTGTCTCAGTAAAACAGCGGTGAATTTTCCTAACTTTTCCTTATTACCTTCAGCCAATTTTGGTTGGTAAGCTTTGATAATATTCTTAACAATCTTAGGATGATCATCTAAgtctaatttttttacttgaTCTAATAACGCATCATGAGTTCTAGGGCATGAAATGGAaatgttctttttctttaaaatttgaGAAAACCCTTCATCTCTGCCTTGatcttcaaatttgatatcatcatcagaatcaGCAATACCGTCATTATCGTCTTCATagtcttcttcattttcccAGAATCCATCATCCAAATCCTCTACTCCTCTTTCTTCGCCTTCTTCTAATTCAATCATACCGTTCATACGATCAAGACGCTGTTGTTCCAACTCccgttttttttcttcagctTCAGCGTTTTTCTCCTCTTCAGTTTTAGTTCTATCAGAGGGTGCAGCTCTTTTGTCCAATTGTAGTTCTTTCACTTTGATATCATACTCCTTATCTAGATCGGTCTTAGGTTCCATTGGATTCTTCTTGGGTTGCGTCATCATCAATTCAGACATAACATCCTCGAAATTATCATCCAGATTATCTATTTGATCTTCCATTATACCTTGAGCCTTTTGTCTTTCTTGtttgtaaaattttgatttggCAATGACCTCTTTCATGACTTCAGctttggttttttttctttgaggTTGCTGTAGCTCAgcatcatcttcattgaATCGTTTGGAAGCTAAAAaatcctcttcatcattgGCAAGCTCATCTTCTAGGGACAGCGATTGACCTAAATGTGTAAGACCGTCTCCAAACATGTCACCGTCgtcttcatcgtcttcaAGATTGAATAAATTTGCGTTTCTCTTTGATTGGCTTTGTCTTTCTCTGGTGAAACGTTCcaacattttttcttcttccgtCAACAACTTGTCTCTTTCACCAAATCTCTTATCGATCACACCACCACGtttattcttcatcatttttcttgcttcaAATGCACgctttctttgttcttcacCGATCTGTTTAGAGATACCAGGCTTACCCACAGCAATACGATCAGCAGTTTTAGAAGGCAGACCATCTCTCCTCTTATTCCTTGCAGCCTTTATTTCAAACGGATTAAACTCTTCTCTGATTTCAGCAAtggccttttttttttcttcacgATCATACTCCTTCGCTTGTCTTTTGgaattctttttattcttacTTTTGACGTTTGTTTGACCTGTGAGTCCACGGGCCTTCAAGGCGGCCTTTAAATTCTTAAGTTGTGAACCGGCCATGTATTTGATCTTCCCTTTTATTTGCTTCTCAACTGTACTATTTACAGTAATAATTAGTGCAACCTTCAGATGCTTCTCGCTAAATGCTCATCTCTaaattatcattattattccTAATAAATcctaaaatttttcactcgTTCTGTACGGCTCATCGCCCCAATATTACCCGTCTTGTATGTGATCTTTTTGACTTTTCGGTGGCAAAATGCAAAGGGGAATCCAAGGAAAAACCATAACAGGACACTACATCAGAGATAATCTTGAATTAAGAGAGTAGAGGAATATACTGCTGGGCTCACTACCATTTTTGTTGCTAGAGTAAACGTAGAGAAAGATGTCAAGAGATGCACCAATTAAGGCTGACAAGGATTATAGccaaattttgaaggaaGAGTTTCCTAAGATCGATTCGCTCGCTCAAAATGATTGTAACTCTGCTTTAGACCAACTGTTAGTGTTGGAGAAGAAAACCAGACAAGCTTCAGATCTGGCCTCCTCGAAAGAAGTTTTGGCCAAGATTGTAGATCTGCTAGCATCAAGGAATAAGTGGGACGACCTAAATGAGCAATTGACTCTACTCTCAAAAAAGCATGGTCAGTTGAAATTGTCAATTCAGTATATGATACAAAAGGTTAtggaatatttgaaaagctCGAAATCTTTGGATTTAAACACCAGAATTAGTGTCATTGAAACTATCAGGGTGGTTACAGagaacaaaatatttgtaGAAGTGGAAAGAGCTAGGGTCACCAAAGATTTGGTGGAAAttaagaaagaagaggGTAAGATTGATGAAGCTGCAGACATCTTGTGTGAGTTACAGGTTGAGACCTATGGCTCCATGGAAATGTCTGAGAAAATTCAGTTTATATTAGAGCAAATGGAATTGAGTATATTAAAAGGTGATTATTCCCAAGCCACGGTgctttcaagaaaaattctgaaaaaaacttttaaaaatccaaaatacGAGTCATTGAAGCTAGAATATTATAATCTTCTGGTAAAAATTAGTTTGCACAAGAGAGAATACCTAGAAGTTGCGCAGTATCTGCAAGAAATTTATCAAACAGACGCCATTAAATCAGATGAGGCTAAGTGGAAACCTGTTTTATCGCACATTGTATATTTCTTAGTCCTTTCACCTTACGGCAATTTACAAAATGATTTAATTCACAAAATCCAGAATGATAACAacctgaaaaaattagaaagcCAAGAATCTTTAGTAAAATTGTTTACTACGAATGAGTTGATGAGATGGccaattgttcaaaaaacCTATGAGCCCGTCTTAAATGAGGATGATTTGGCATTTGGTGGAGAAGCTAATAAGCATCACTGGGAAGATTTACAAAAAAGGGTCATCGAGCACAATTTAAGAGTCATTTCCGAATACTATTCCAGAATTACTTTACTAAGATTGAATGAATTGCTGGACCTAACGGAGAGCCAGACGGAAACATACATCAGTGATTTGGTAAACCAGGGCATCATATACGCTAAAGTTAATCGCCCAGCCAAAATCgtgaattttgaaaaaccaaaaaactCAAGCCAATTATTGAACGAATGGTCACATAATGTTGACGAACTATTAGAACATATAGAAACAATAGGCCATTTAATTACAAAAGAGGAAATCATGCACGGTTTGCAAGCTAAATGAAGAGATTTTCGAGTAAGTGTCGGATTATCTCAGATCCGGTTTTGATTTTAAATCTGTTACTAATCGAAATGTGTATTTACGTACGTGAGATAAAATTATCtatgcatatatataactCAAATGGAAAATGGCCACGTATTGCTCTCATTCTCTTCACTTGCTTACACAAAACATAAGGTGACAATTAATGGAAttttagtttttcaatttttcaggGGAAAGAAGAcacccaaaaaaaaagtgaaaagtCAAAACGGTAAACTGTTTATGGTATTTAAATGACATTAATAGCAGCGTAAAGAGTCATTTTTTCGTTTGATTAGCAAAACTCTGAACATTAATTACTACACCTATAGACATATCTTTAAACagtgaaatatttttttcatttagtAAACAAGAATTAAactttgaatatttttttttcgattaACTTATGTCACTTTAGCCTATACTTTCTTCGAacatttttcctttcattTTGACTCATGATATTAGATCCATTATCTccaaatattgaaaatcatACTCAAGATGAAATAATTGAGTTTTGGGAAAAAACTGAGTCTATTGCTAACATACCAAAGGAAAACTTGGATGAATCCCATGTTAACTCAAGCCTGGTTGCCTACCTGAAGTTTGCTACTGATTCCTATAAGGTTTTTATTAATACTGATCGTGACCTCTACCGGATGTCGCTAATACTGTTAGAATCGTCCttatttgaatttaaaaaagaGTTTTGCCTAAGTAAGTTGCAGTCGTTACTCAACATAGACCTACTGGAAATGAATATGAAGTTCATTATTGTTTACATTCTTCTCTGTGAGGCGAAAAAAAACGTGTACTCCTTAGAAATCATGCTCAAGTTCCAAGGATTTACTGTGTTTTATAATACCTTGTACACACAATTCGCCTATTTGAGCAAATACGGAAAGGAAAGGACAGTTGCTTCTAAACATCAATACAATTCTAATAATTCTAGCACAGGTACATCCTTGGACAGTTTAGACCGAAGTTTGACTGATATTGATTTGGGTATTATAGACGAAATGAAGCAAATTTCAACTGTTTTGATGGATTTGttatttcaaattatgAAGTACTGTAAGTGTGTTATTGCTAATCTTCAAATTGTGGATgacttttttgtttactATATGATGGAATCAATGAGGTCCGACACTATGGACGATATGTTCAATAACGCGGAGTTTAAACTGCTGTTGGCGTTGAACGAACAATATATGATGTTTGCCAAGGAGTACGACATTGAGAACAAGGTCTATAAGTATTTGATCAATGGGTCTGTCTCAAGATGTTTTACGGAGCTATTATTACTGAAATTCAATAGGGCATCGGACCCTCCGTTACAAATTATGATGtgcaaaattatttatCTTATCTTGACACCAAGAGGAGACTACTCTCCGatgaatttcttttatacAAACGACTTACGTGTTCTTATCGATGTATTAATCAGAGAACTACAGAATATCAGTGAGGATGAAGAGGTATTGAGAAACACCCTTCTAAGGGTTCTGATTCCGCTATTAAAGAATACACAATTATCCAAAACACATTATAGAAAGGATGATTTGAATAAACTATTAAACTACTTGTCGACTTTAGATAATATATGCGTTGACAGTCCAGCGTTGCACGAGCATCAAGTTACAGTGGCCTTATCTCGGAAGtgtcttcaacaaattccTTGGTTAGAGACACCTTCAACGCCTTCAGATGGAGGTTCATCGGTCTCTAGTAATAACACTAGTAGAAACTCTAGCATTGTTGCATTGGGGACGCCCGACAATCAAAATATCTTGGCTCGTAAAGGCCATCTTTATAGTAATCGTGAATTAGATGTTTCTGCAGAATCTTTGACTAAAAGAAAGGCTAAAGCTCCGCCTCCgcctcctcctcctcctccaTCAAGAAAATGTGGAACTCCAAAATAAGTAAAgcattatttcttcttgcaTTAATGTGGTTCTTCCGaccatttcttcttctactcACTGCAGTATCTAATGACACATTGtactttttatatacaaATGCAACAATCGTAACTATAAAACTAAAGTTCGGGTTGCTTCCGAATACATGCTGGCAGAATTTCAGGTTGTGTGTCACTTGTTAAAATAGGcgatattttttattttagaaGTTGTATATAACTGTTAATTACATAgtcagtttttttttttcactatcATATTGTTTAGATTAAAAGGACTTGTCACATGAAATTTAGGTCGAGCAGAATACAATCCCGAGAAAATCAATAGGCAAAATAGCATTTATACACGTATTCTTAATCCGGATGCAGGTGCACCGATCTTAGAAATCATAGCAATTCTATctattttatctttttccGTGATAACGTATTTACTACCTGTTAATGGGTCAGAAACGGAAGGTGTATCTTCATAAATTGGTTTGTAGGTGGCTGCACAAATATCGAATTTAGCATAAGGATCAAAGTCAATTGGAATGGCGTCACTGGCCATTGAGTCGGctttgtttttgattttacGTGCTTGTTCTGCACGAGGACCAGAAGAAATAATCTTTAAAAATTCACCGGCAAAATATGAGGCCtgtaagaaatttttgtGTTTGAAATGTTGGGACATAGCCACTTGTAAAGCATTGGTACGATGAATTGGGGATAGTTTTGCCTTTGTAAAGTATGCAGCTAGCTCAAGCATGCGTACAGTATTTCCCTCCTTTAATGAGCGGCGTTCCAATTCAATGGATAAACCTAATATATACTCCCTAGCAGTTTCCAGTATCTTGTGtgctaatttttcatcttcagcaTCATCGACCATTAATAGCGTAATACGGTAGATAGCTTCTCTGAAGCATTCGATTGCAATATCTGGTTTGTTTAGTTTAAAGTTTTTGTAACCctcattcattttttcattaacgACATCAAGACCTGGCACGTAAGGAAGAATTTGATCTTCACTTACGGTATCATCATACGCTCTGACATAAC
This is a stretch of genomic DNA from Saccharomyces cerevisiae S288C chromosome IV, complete sequence. It encodes these proteins:
- the RPN5 gene encoding proteasome regulatory particle lid subunit RPN5 (Subunit of the CSN and 26S proteasome lid complexes; similar to mammalian p55 subunit and to another S. cerevisiae regulatory subunit, Rpn7p; Rpn5p is an essential protein; the COP9 signalosome is also known as the CSN) → MSRDAPIKADKDYSQILKEEFPKIDSLAQNDCNSALDQLLVLEKKTRQASDLASSKEVLAKIVDLLASRNKWDDLNEQLTLLSKKHGQLKLSIQYMIQKVMEYLKSSKSLDLNTRISVIETIRVVTENKIFVEVERARVTKDLVEIKKEEGKIDEAADILCELQVETYGSMEMSEKIQFILEQMELSILKGDYSQATVLSRKILKKTFKNPKYESLKLEYYNLLVKISLHKREYLEVAQYLQEIYQTDAIKSDEAKWKPVLSHIVYFLVLSPYGNLQNDLIHKIQNDNNLKKLESQESLVKLFTTNELMRWPIVQKTYEPVLNEDDLAFGGEANKHHWEDLQKRVIEHNLRVISEYYSRITLLRLNELLDLTESQTETYISDLVNQGIIYAKVNRPAKIVNFEKPKNSSQLLNEWSHNVDELLEHIETIGHLITKEEIMHGLQAK
- the LDB17 gene encoding Ldb17p (Protein involved in the regulation of endocytosis; transiently recruited to actin cortical patches in a SLA1-dependent manner after late coat component assembly; GFP-fusion protein localizes to the periphery, cytoplasm, bud, and bud neck) → MILDPLSPNIENHTQDEIIEFWEKTESIANIPKENLDESHVNSSLVAYLKFATDSYKVFINTDRDLYRMSLILLESSLFEFKKEFCLSKLQSLLNIDLLEMNMKFIIVYILLCEAKKNVYSLEIMLKFQGFTVFYNTLYTQFAYLSKYGKERTVASKHQYNSNNSSTGTSLDSLDRSLTDIDLGIIDEMKQISTVLMDLLFQIMKYCKCVIANLQIVDDFFVYYMMESMRSDTMDDMFNNAEFKLLLALNEQYMMFAKEYDIENKVYKYLINGSVSRCFTELLLLKFNRASDPPLQIMMCKIIYLILTPRGDYSPMNFFYTNDLRVLIDVLIRELQNISEDEEVLRNTLLRVLIPLLKNTQLSKTHYRKDDLNKLLNYLSTLDNICVDSPALHEHQVTVALSRKCLQQIPWLETPSTPSDGGSSVSSNNTSRNSSIVALGTPDNQNILARKGHLYSNRELDVSAESLTKRKAKAPPPPPPPPPSRKCGTPK